From Armatimonadota bacterium, a single genomic window includes:
- a CDS encoding glycosyltransferase → MIGLYPGASPEHGVADYTRSLAMALQESGMEVAVWADRSHGAIATEESDGDLNVCRVWRPGALVGIDLWSRARRNLPRLVHVQFESFIYGGPLGFLSLWVFLLWVRLVGGKVVVTVHHVAAPADLTTRLLRQSGIRVGPRLARAIFRLSTGLLARAAHALIVHEDVFRERLTTHYRLGHPLVEVVPHGVPLPECEESPRETGDGGRVVLLFGYLKWYKGFDLALRAFRQVADEFPEWRLVIAGGLPASAAASHVRYVDDLRRLGEGLDGRVEFTGYVPTAQLPRRLRRADLMLFPYRILFSASGPLAQAIGWRRPFILSRALQPVLPQWPWICSEDVEAWAAMLRLLMSDEQARMDASHQLRDIAAARGWREAARRTIALYERVVGAPVVLNRPLPSSWVGS, encoded by the coding sequence ATGATCGGCCTCTACCCTGGAGCATCGCCGGAGCACGGCGTCGCCGACTACACGCGGTCCTTGGCGATGGCCCTGCAGGAGAGCGGGATGGAGGTGGCGGTGTGGGCGGACCGCTCCCACGGAGCCATCGCCACGGAGGAGAGCGATGGTGACCTGAACGTCTGCCGCGTGTGGCGGCCCGGAGCACTGGTAGGGATCGACCTCTGGAGTCGAGCGCGCAGGAACCTGCCCCGGCTGGTGCATGTCCAGTTTGAATCTTTCATTTACGGCGGGCCGCTGGGGTTCCTCTCCCTCTGGGTGTTCCTGCTGTGGGTTCGTCTCGTCGGGGGCAAGGTGGTCGTCACGGTGCACCACGTGGCCGCTCCTGCGGACCTGACGACCAGGCTCCTCCGGCAGAGCGGCATTCGGGTCGGCCCGCGGCTGGCCCGGGCGATCTTCCGACTTTCCACCGGTCTGCTGGCTCGCGCGGCCCACGCTCTCATCGTGCACGAGGACGTCTTTCGCGAGCGTCTCACGACGCACTACCGCCTCGGCCATCCGCTCGTCGAGGTGGTCCCCCACGGGGTGCCGCTCCCGGAGTGCGAGGAGAGTCCGCGCGAGACAGGGGACGGGGGACGGGTCGTGCTCCTGTTCGGCTACCTCAAATGGTACAAGGGGTTCGACCTCGCCCTGCGGGCCTTCCGCCAAGTGGCAGACGAGTTCCCTGAATGGCGCCTGGTCATCGCCGGAGGCTTGCCGGCCTCGGCCGCCGCGTCACACGTCCGCTACGTCGACGACCTCCGGCGCCTGGGCGAGGGACTCGACGGGCGCGTCGAGTTCACGGGCTACGTCCCGACCGCACAGCTCCCACGCCGCTTGCGTCGTGCAGACCTCATGCTCTTTCCCTATCGCATCCTCTTTTCTGCCAGCGGGCCGCTGGCCCAGGCGATTGGCTGGCGTCGCCCGTTCATCCTCTCCAGGGCGCTCCAGCCGGTCCTGCCCCAGTGGCCGTGGATCTGTTCAGAGGATGTCGAGGCGTGGGCAGCGATGCTCCGTCTCCTGATGAGCGACGAACAGGCCCGCATGGATGCCAGCCACCAGCTGAGGGATATCGCCGCCGCGCGTGGCTGGCGGGAAGCGGCCCGCCGCACCATCGCCCTCTATGAGAGGGTCGTCGGTGCCCCGGTCGTGCTCAACCGGCCACTCCCCTCGTCGTGGGTCGGTTCCTGA
- a CDS encoding SPOR domain-containing protein, which translates to MAGLIAVRRRATRDDAALLLRQAAAYRRAVARGEETEEHYTPQAMILLARASEAAAAEIAAQRTAPRGAGPAPTTLARPAPSPPRSPALARRPAQLPSPTPRPGPPEPAPTPMPPAPPPTPAPPQPTPRLATPTPSPALRPPTTPAPTEPSFDPQEAFVIVQIGPVASPERAAEIAAHLTLSGYAARVTRVEGTRYLITLGPYRRSTAEAIAGLVRGRFGSLLRITLQPSP; encoded by the coding sequence ATGGCCGGGCTCATCGCCGTGCGCCGCCGCGCTACCCGCGACGACGCCGCCCTGCTGCTGCGGCAGGCCGCCGCCTACCGTCGGGCCGTGGCGCGGGGGGAGGAGACCGAGGAACACTACACTCCCCAGGCCATGATCCTCCTGGCCCGGGCGTCCGAGGCGGCCGCCGCCGAGATCGCGGCGCAACGGACCGCCCCGCGGGGGGCGGGGCCCGCTCCTACCACCCTCGCCCGGCCCGCCCCCTCCCCGCCACGGTCCCCCGCGCTGGCGCGCCGCCCCGCGCAGCTTCCCTCGCCGACCCCGCGTCCGGGCCCGCCGGAGCCCGCACCCACGCCGATGCCCCCGGCGCCACCTCCCACGCCCGCCCCACCGCAGCCCACTCCGCGGCTGGCGACCCCGACGCCCTCCCCGGCGCTGCGACCGCCGACGACCCCCGCTCCCACCGAGCCCAGCTTCGATCCGCAGGAGGCCTTCGTGATCGTGCAGATCGGCCCGGTGGCGAGCCCGGAGCGGGCGGCGGAGATCGCCGCGCACCTGACCCTCTCCGGCTACGCGGCGCGGGTCACGCGCGTGGAGGGGACGCGTTACCTGATCACCCTGGGCCCCTACCGGCGCTCGACCGCGGAGGCGATCGCCGGCCTGGTGCGCGGCCGCTTCGGGTCGCTCCTGCGCATCACGCTGCAGCCGTCACCCTAG
- a CDS encoding cysteine desulfurase family protein, whose protein sequence is MPERIYLDNAATTPPDPAVIEAMAEVLRTAYGNPSSLHRLGVEAEARVAAGRAEVAAALGVAPAQVIFTSGGTEANALALVGAARAYRSRGTHLVTTAVEHSSVLDTLRALEPEGWALTVLAVDRWGRVDPDAVARALRPDTVLVSVMAVNNEVGTVQPIAAIARLLRERRGDSRLPLLHVDAVQAFGTLPVPVEDADLVTVSAHKVHGPKGVGALVVRPGVRLVPLLHGGEQERGLRPGTENVPGIVGFGVAARLVREAGDVTPRLRALRTRLLEGLRPVEDLVVNSPPDGAPHILNVQVPGVRGETLVHRLEQEGVYVSTGSACHSRDPRPSHVLLAMGLRREAARASIRLSLSRHTTAAEVDAAAGAIVRAATELRVLAR, encoded by the coding sequence ATGCCCGAGAGGATCTACCTAGACAACGCCGCGACGACACCGCCCGACCCGGCGGTCATCGAGGCGATGGCGGAGGTGCTCCGCACCGCCTACGGGAACCCCTCCTCCCTCCACCGGCTGGGAGTGGAGGCGGAGGCCCGGGTGGCCGCCGGGCGGGCCGAGGTGGCCGCCGCGCTGGGCGTGGCGCCGGCCCAGGTGATCTTCACCTCGGGCGGCACCGAGGCCAACGCCCTGGCGCTGGTGGGAGCGGCGCGCGCCTACCGGTCGCGGGGGACGCACCTGGTGACCACCGCGGTGGAGCACTCCTCCGTGCTCGACACCCTGCGGGCGCTGGAGCCGGAGGGGTGGGCCCTCACCGTCCTCGCCGTCGACCGCTGGGGCCGGGTGGACCCGGACGCGGTGGCGCGGGCGCTGCGCCCGGACACGGTGCTCGTCTCGGTGATGGCGGTGAACAACGAGGTGGGCACCGTCCAGCCCATCGCCGCCATCGCGCGCCTGCTGCGCGAGCGCCGCGGCGACAGCCGCCTGCCACTGCTGCACGTCGACGCCGTGCAGGCCTTCGGCACCCTGCCGGTGCCCGTGGAGGACGCCGACCTGGTGACGGTCTCGGCCCACAAGGTCCACGGGCCCAAGGGTGTGGGCGCGCTCGTCGTGCGGCCGGGCGTGCGCCTGGTGCCGCTGCTGCACGGCGGGGAGCAGGAGCGCGGGCTGCGCCCCGGCACGGAGAACGTCCCCGGCATCGTGGGCTTCGGCGTAGCGGCGCGCCTGGTGCGCGAGGCGGGGGACGTGACCCCGCGCCTGCGGGCGCTGCGCACGCGGCTGCTGGAGGGGCTGCGGCCGGTGGAGGACCTGGTGGTGAACAGCCCCCCGGACGGGGCGCCGCACATCCTGAACGTGCAGGTGCCCGGGGTGCGCGGGGAGACGCTGGTCCACCGGCTGGAGCAGGAGGGCGTCTACGTCTCCACCGGCTCGGCCTGCCACTCGCGCGACCCGCGCCCCAGCCACGTCCTCCTGGCCATGGGCCTGCGGCGCGAGGCGGCGCGCGCCTCCATCCGCCTGAGCCTCTCCCGCCACACCACGGCCGCGGAGGTCGACGCCGCCGCCGGGGCCATCGTGCGGGCCGCGACGGAGCTGCGGGTGCTGGCCCGGTGA